A genomic window from Motacilla alba alba isolate MOTALB_02 chromosome 2, Motacilla_alba_V1.0_pri, whole genome shotgun sequence includes:
- the C2H7orf25 gene encoding UPF0415 protein C7orf25 homolog isoform X3: MSVQSLLCERIAVAKDLIKRAEALSKSQKRKIEGGAKLCSKLKAELNFLHKVEAGKVAIKESHLQSTNLTHLQAIIQSAENLEDVVSVLHVFAYEDRFGDKQTLVVDVVANGGHTWVKAIGRKAEALHNIWLGRGQYGDKSVIEQAEDFLQASRQQPVEYSNPHIIFAFYNSVSSPMAERLKEMGISVRGDVVAVNSLVEPSAENEHLDTSESDEEGPELLQVTRVDRENLVASIAFPTQIKVNVCNRVNLDITTLITYVSALSYGGCYFVFKEKVLTEQAAQERRERVLPQLKEFMEGKELFACESAVRDFQSILETLGGPGEKERAALLVKRINVVPDQPSDRALGLVASSKINSRSLAIFGTGDTLKAITMTANSGFVRAAANQGVRFSVFIHQPRALTESKESFATPLPKRCPSDNGV; the protein is encoded by the coding sequence ATGTCTGTGCAGTCACTGCTTTGTGAAAGAATTGCTGTTGCCAAAGACTTGATTAAGAGAGCGGAAGCTCTTTCCAAgtcccagaaaagaaaaatagaaggcGGAGCAAAGCTATGTAGCAAACTGAAGGCAGAGCTAAATTTCTTACACAAGGTGGAGGCAGGGAAAGTGGCCATTAAAGAATCCCATCTGCAGAGTACAAACCTTACCCACCTCCAGGCCATTATTCAGTCAGCAGAGAACCTGGAGGATGTTGTCAGTGTCCTCCATGTCTTTGCTTACGAGGACAGGTTTGGAGACAAACAGACACTGGTGGTAGATGTTGTTGCAAACGGAGGTCACACGTGGGTGAAAGCCATCGGTCGTAAAGCTGAGGCCCTGCATAACATCTGGCTGGGAAGGGGCCAGTATGGTGACAAAAGTGTCATTGAGCAGGCAGAGGACTTCCTGCAAGCAAGCCGTCAGCAGCCAGTGGAGTACAGCAATCCCCACATCATCTTTGCATTCTACAACAGCGTGTCCAGTCCTATGGCAGAGAGGCTCAAGGAGATGGGAATATCTGTGAGAGGAGATGTTGTTGCTGTGAACTCACTGGTAGAACCATCTGCAGAAAATGAGCACCTTGACACCAGTGAATCAGATGAAGAAGGCCCTGAACTCCTGCAGGTGACCAGAGTAGACCGGGAGAATTTAGTGGCCAGCATTGCTTTCCCTACCCAGATCAAGGTAAACGTCTGCAATAGAGTTAATTTGGACATCACTACCTTAATAACTTACGTCTCTGCGCTGAGCTATGGTGGCTGCTACTTTGTCTTCAAAGAAAAAGTGCTGACAGAGCAAGCAGCCCaagaaagaagggagagagTCCTGCCTCAGCTGAAGGAGTTCATGGAAGGAAAAGAGCTCTTTGCCTGTGAATCTGCTGTCAGAGATTTTCAGTCCATCTTGGAAACGCTGGGAGGACCTGGAGAGAAAGAGCGAGCTGCATTGCTTGTTAAAAGAATTAACGTGGTGCCAGATCAGCCCTCGGACCGTGCCTTAGGACTAGTGGCTAGTTCAAAAATCAACAGCCGCTCTTTAGCCATTTTTGGGACAGGAGACACTTTAAAAGCCATCACCATGACTGCAAATAGTGGGTTTGTGAGGGCAGCAGCAAACCAAGGTGTCAGGTTCAGTGTTTTCATCCATCAGCCACGAGCAttgacagaaagcaaagaatCTTTTGCCACACCTCTACCAAAGCGCTGCCCATCTGATAATGGAGTGTAA
- the C2H7orf25 gene encoding UPF0415 protein C7orf25 homolog isoform X1 has translation MAARPPRHGEHVMAERRERRRGPGRAGPRAGGAAGAADPRPGEIGPWGEGKGRNNVSNMSVQSLLCERIAVAKDLIKRAEALSKSQKRKIEGGAKLCSKLKAELNFLHKVEAGKVAIKESHLQSTNLTHLQAIIQSAENLEDVVSVLHVFAYEDRFGDKQTLVVDVVANGGHTWVKAIGRKAEALHNIWLGRGQYGDKSVIEQAEDFLQASRQQPVEYSNPHIIFAFYNSVSSPMAERLKEMGISVRGDVVAVNSLVEPSAENEHLDTSESDEEGPELLQVTRVDRENLVASIAFPTQIKVNVCNRVNLDITTLITYVSALSYGGCYFVFKEKVLTEQAAQERRERVLPQLKEFMEGKELFACESAVRDFQSILETLGGPGEKERAALLVKRINVVPDQPSDRALGLVASSKINSRSLAIFGTGDTLKAITMTANSGFVRAAANQGVRFSVFIHQPRALTESKESFATPLPKRCPSDNGV, from the exons ATGGCGGCGCGGCCTCCCCGGCACGGCGAACACGTGATGGCGGAGcggagggagaggaggagagggccgggccgggccgggccgcgggcggGAGGGGCGGCCGGCGCCGCCGATCCCCGCCCAGGGGAGATCGGGCCCTGGGGCGAAGGCAAGGGACG GAATAATGTTTCCAACATGTCTGTGCAGTCACTGCTTTGTGAAAGAATTGCTGTTGCCAAAGACTTGATTAAGAGAGCGGAAGCTCTTTCCAAgtcccagaaaagaaaaatagaaggcGGAGCAAAGCTATGTAGCAAACTGAAGGCAGAGCTAAATTTCTTACACAAGGTGGAGGCAGGGAAAGTGGCCATTAAAGAATCCCATCTGCAGAGTACAAACCTTACCCACCTCCAGGCCATTATTCAGTCAGCAGAGAACCTGGAGGATGTTGTCAGTGTCCTCCATGTCTTTGCTTACGAGGACAGGTTTGGAGACAAACAGACACTGGTGGTAGATGTTGTTGCAAACGGAGGTCACACGTGGGTGAAAGCCATCGGTCGTAAAGCTGAGGCCCTGCATAACATCTGGCTGGGAAGGGGCCAGTATGGTGACAAAAGTGTCATTGAGCAGGCAGAGGACTTCCTGCAAGCAAGCCGTCAGCAGCCAGTGGAGTACAGCAATCCCCACATCATCTTTGCATTCTACAACAGCGTGTCCAGTCCTATGGCAGAGAGGCTCAAGGAGATGGGAATATCTGTGAGAGGAGATGTTGTTGCTGTGAACTCACTGGTAGAACCATCTGCAGAAAATGAGCACCTTGACACCAGTGAATCAGATGAAGAAGGCCCTGAACTCCTGCAGGTGACCAGAGTAGACCGGGAGAATTTAGTGGCCAGCATTGCTTTCCCTACCCAGATCAAGGTAAACGTCTGCAATAGAGTTAATTTGGACATCACTACCTTAATAACTTACGTCTCTGCGCTGAGCTATGGTGGCTGCTACTTTGTCTTCAAAGAAAAAGTGCTGACAGAGCAAGCAGCCCaagaaagaagggagagagTCCTGCCTCAGCTGAAGGAGTTCATGGAAGGAAAAGAGCTCTTTGCCTGTGAATCTGCTGTCAGAGATTTTCAGTCCATCTTGGAAACGCTGGGAGGACCTGGAGAGAAAGAGCGAGCTGCATTGCTTGTTAAAAGAATTAACGTGGTGCCAGATCAGCCCTCGGACCGTGCCTTAGGACTAGTGGCTAGTTCAAAAATCAACAGCCGCTCTTTAGCCATTTTTGGGACAGGAGACACTTTAAAAGCCATCACCATGACTGCAAATAGTGGGTTTGTGAGGGCAGCAGCAAACCAAGGTGTCAGGTTCAGTGTTTTCATCCATCAGCCACGAGCAttgacagaaagcaaagaatCTTTTGCCACACCTCTACCAAAGCGCTGCCCATCTGATAATGGAGTGTAA
- the MRPL32 gene encoding 39S ribosomal protein L32, mitochondrial has product MAVLVLMRSPLPRLRALLQRCWGRLERGLWPGVFGGQSPPWGPALAVQGPALVPQGINDAEAPSLLESLVWMAAPKQRRTIEVNRCRRRNPSKLIEIKRNIEVCPECGNLKQKHVLCGYCYAKVKEETRLIRMEIYKKEAAPFNAPTVETVVLYEGEKPTEKDEGKRIIERARKRPSWFVQN; this is encoded by the exons ATGGCGGTGCTGGTCCTGATGCGCTCCCCGCTGCCGAGGCTTCGCGCTCTGCTCCAGCGCTGCTGGGGGCGGCTGGAGCGCGGCCTCTGGCCGGGTGTCTTCGGGGGCCAGAGCCCGCCCTGGG gACCAGCACTAGCTGTGCAAGGTCCGGCTCTTGTTCCACAAGGGATCAATGACGCTGAGGCGCCGAGCCTGCTGGAGAGCTTGGTGTGGATGGCGGCGCCCAAGCAGAGGCGCACCATCGAGGTGAACCGCTGCAGGCGCAGGAATCCCAGCAAGCTCATAGAAATAAAG aGGAACATAGAAGTTTGTCCTGAATGTGGAAACTTGAAGCAGAAACACGTCCTTTGTGGCTATTGTTACGCAAAGGTCAAAGAAGAGACTCGACTGATACGGATGGAAATATACAAGAAAGAAGCAGCACCATTTAATGCTCCAACTGTAGAGACTGTTGTCCTTTATGAAGgagaaaaacccacagaaaaagATGAAGGCAAGCGGATCATTGAAAGAGCCAGGAAGCGTCCATCTTGGTTTGTTCAAAATTGA
- the PSMA2 gene encoding proteasome subunit alpha type-2: MAERGYSFSLTTFSPSGKLVQIEYALAAVAAGAPSVGIKAANGVVLATEKKQKSILYDERSVHKVEPITKHIGLVYSGMGPDYRVLVHRARKLAQQYYLVYHEPIPTAQLVQRIASVMQEYTQSGGVRPFGVSLLICGWNEGRPYLFQSDPSGAYFAWKATAMGKNYVNGKTFLEKRYNEDLELEDAIHTAILTLKESFEGQMTEDNIEVGICNEAGFRRLTPTEVKDYLAAIA; encoded by the exons ATGGCGGAGCGTGGCTACAGCTTCTCCCTCACCACCTTCAG TCCTTCTGGAAAGCTTGTTCAGATTGAATATGCTTTGGCTGCAGTagctgcaggagctccatcAGTTGGGATTAAAG ctgcaaaTGGAGTGGTGTTGGCCACTGAGAAGAAGCAGAAATCCATTCTGTACGATGAAAGGAGCGTCCACAAAGTAGAACCAATTACCAAACATATAGGCTTAGTGTACAGTGGTATGGGTCCAGATTACAG agtACTTGTGCACAGAGCTCGGAAGCTGGCCCAGCAGTATTACTTGGTTTATCATGAGCCCATTCCAACAGCTCAGCTAGTACAGAGAATTGCCTCTGTGATGCAGGAGTACACGCAGTCTGG TGGTGTTCGTCCCTTTGGTGTATCACTGCTAATATGTGGCTGGAATGAAGGGCGGCCGTATTTATTTCAGTCGGATCCATCT GGAGCTTATTTTGCTTGGAAAGCAACagcaatgggaaaaaattacGTCAATGGGAAAACATTTCTTGAGAAAAG ATACAATGAAGATTTGGAGCTTGAAGATGCCATTCATACGGCTATCTTAACACTAAAG gagaGCTTTGAAGGGCAAATGACAGAAGACAACATTGAAGTTGGCATCTGTAATGAAGCTGGTTTTAGGAGGCTCACTCCAACTGAGGTTAAGGACTACTTGGCTGCAATAGCCTAG
- the C2H7orf25 gene encoding UPF0415 protein C7orf25 homolog isoform X2, producing the protein MWVRNNVSNMSVQSLLCERIAVAKDLIKRAEALSKSQKRKIEGGAKLCSKLKAELNFLHKVEAGKVAIKESHLQSTNLTHLQAIIQSAENLEDVVSVLHVFAYEDRFGDKQTLVVDVVANGGHTWVKAIGRKAEALHNIWLGRGQYGDKSVIEQAEDFLQASRQQPVEYSNPHIIFAFYNSVSSPMAERLKEMGISVRGDVVAVNSLVEPSAENEHLDTSESDEEGPELLQVTRVDRENLVASIAFPTQIKVNVCNRVNLDITTLITYVSALSYGGCYFVFKEKVLTEQAAQERRERVLPQLKEFMEGKELFACESAVRDFQSILETLGGPGEKERAALLVKRINVVPDQPSDRALGLVASSKINSRSLAIFGTGDTLKAITMTANSGFVRAAANQGVRFSVFIHQPRALTESKESFATPLPKRCPSDNGV; encoded by the exons ATGTGGGTTAG GAATAATGTTTCCAACATGTCTGTGCAGTCACTGCTTTGTGAAAGAATTGCTGTTGCCAAAGACTTGATTAAGAGAGCGGAAGCTCTTTCCAAgtcccagaaaagaaaaatagaaggcGGAGCAAAGCTATGTAGCAAACTGAAGGCAGAGCTAAATTTCTTACACAAGGTGGAGGCAGGGAAAGTGGCCATTAAAGAATCCCATCTGCAGAGTACAAACCTTACCCACCTCCAGGCCATTATTCAGTCAGCAGAGAACCTGGAGGATGTTGTCAGTGTCCTCCATGTCTTTGCTTACGAGGACAGGTTTGGAGACAAACAGACACTGGTGGTAGATGTTGTTGCAAACGGAGGTCACACGTGGGTGAAAGCCATCGGTCGTAAAGCTGAGGCCCTGCATAACATCTGGCTGGGAAGGGGCCAGTATGGTGACAAAAGTGTCATTGAGCAGGCAGAGGACTTCCTGCAAGCAAGCCGTCAGCAGCCAGTGGAGTACAGCAATCCCCACATCATCTTTGCATTCTACAACAGCGTGTCCAGTCCTATGGCAGAGAGGCTCAAGGAGATGGGAATATCTGTGAGAGGAGATGTTGTTGCTGTGAACTCACTGGTAGAACCATCTGCAGAAAATGAGCACCTTGACACCAGTGAATCAGATGAAGAAGGCCCTGAACTCCTGCAGGTGACCAGAGTAGACCGGGAGAATTTAGTGGCCAGCATTGCTTTCCCTACCCAGATCAAGGTAAACGTCTGCAATAGAGTTAATTTGGACATCACTACCTTAATAACTTACGTCTCTGCGCTGAGCTATGGTGGCTGCTACTTTGTCTTCAAAGAAAAAGTGCTGACAGAGCAAGCAGCCCaagaaagaagggagagagTCCTGCCTCAGCTGAAGGAGTTCATGGAAGGAAAAGAGCTCTTTGCCTGTGAATCTGCTGTCAGAGATTTTCAGTCCATCTTGGAAACGCTGGGAGGACCTGGAGAGAAAGAGCGAGCTGCATTGCTTGTTAAAAGAATTAACGTGGTGCCAGATCAGCCCTCGGACCGTGCCTTAGGACTAGTGGCTAGTTCAAAAATCAACAGCCGCTCTTTAGCCATTTTTGGGACAGGAGACACTTTAAAAGCCATCACCATGACTGCAAATAGTGGGTTTGTGAGGGCAGCAGCAAACCAAGGTGTCAGGTTCAGTGTTTTCATCCATCAGCCACGAGCAttgacagaaagcaaagaatCTTTTGCCACACCTCTACCAAAGCGCTGCCCATCTGATAATGGAGTGTAA